The genomic interval GATCGCAGCCGAAGTGTCACGATCGGCCGCGGGACGTGACGCGAGGCGACTCCACGGCCACTTGCGGTCCTCGGATGCCATCCTCTACGTCCCTCTCGTCGATCACGTATCAGACTGCGGGGTCCGTTCGCGCACGTCAGGCCACCCGAACGGCTTCGCGCCACAGCTACGCACCCAGCCTACGGCCTCCCACCGACGCCGAGCGTCTGTCCACACCGCGGGCGGCGGAATGCTGACGCACTACGGACTCGGCCCAGAATCGACGCCGGCACTGCCCCGCCGCCCGACGTGGTGTCTGCGGTTTCACGTGAAACATGCGCCACCGTCGCCCCACTCCGGACTGCGTCAGGCGCTCATCCAGGGACGGCAGCGGTCGCCAGGACTCTCTCAAGCGATTCCAGGTGCCGCACGAAGGCGCCGTCACCAACGACAGTGACCAAGGAGCGACGTCCGGGTACCAGGCGCACCGCTGCGGCACGGCTGAGGCACAAAGAGCAAAGGGACGCAGCGTACTCCGTGGGCGCGTCCGATCTCGACGCACCCCACGTGTGCCTGCACCTACCCCCGGCGCAGCCGAAGGATCGTCGTTGGCTCTACCCCGGCGACGGTCTCACCGGCGAGGATTTCAGGCTCGCTCGTCTTGAACGAACGGAGCACCTTCCGAGCCGGTTCGATCTCCTGAGCAACGTTGCGGCCTTTGAGCACCACCATCTCGCCACGGTGCCGGAGCAGCGGGAGGCTCATCCGCGCGAGCTTCGCAAGGCTTGCGACCGCTCGGGACGTGACGGCATCCGCCTCGAACGCCCCGTGATACTCCTCCGCGCGTCCGCGCCTGACGTCGACATTCGTCAGGTTCCACTGTGCGACGACCTCTTCGAGCCACGCAGTTCGGCGTTCCATCGGCTCGATCAGCACCACGCGAAGATCGGGCCGCATCATGCCGATGATGATCCCCGGCAACCCGGCTCCAGACCCCACATCGACAACGAGTCCCGACTGGGGAAGATACGGAACCACCGCCCCAGAGTTCAGCAGGTGCCGCTCCCACAAACGCGACACCTCACGAGGTCCGATGAGCCCGCGAAGCTCCCCTTGCTCCCGCAGCAATCCTCCGAAGCCGGCGATCGAGCCGTAGGCGGGTCCGAAGTAGTCCCGGACAGGCTGCGACTCGCCCAGGACGCGATCGGCGTGATCGTCCCCCTGGACCCCCGACGCGTCGGCCCCGGTGCTGTTCATCGCGTCCCCGGTTTCACGTGAAACACCGTCACTCGGCTGCTGGCTGCACCACGACGTACCGGTGCGGCTCGACGCCGCGAGAGTCGCTCGCGAGACCAGCCGCGGCCACGACATCGTGGACGACCTTCCGCTCAAACGCGTTGAGCGGCTCCAGTGCGACCTCGGTGCCCGACTCCTTGACCCGCGCGACCGCCCTCTCGGCGACCTCAGCCAGTTCCGTTCGACGCTGCGCGCGGAAGCCCGCGACGTCCAGCATCAGACGGCTGCGCTCGCCCGTCTTGACCTGCACCGCGAGTCGCGTCAGGTCCTGGAGCGCCTCGAGGACCTCTCCTCCGGCACCCACCAGGTGCTTGAGCGAGCCCTCGTCCTCCGCAAGGATCTCCACCGCGGCCCGGCCGTGGCGAACGTCGATGTCGATGTCGCCGTCGAGGTCGGCAATATCGAGGAGCTCTTCGAGGTAGTCCGCGGCGACCTCGCCCTCCTCCTCAAGCTGTGAGGTGCGGTCGACCGCGCTGTCCTGCGTCGAGTTCGTCATGGTCGATCAGCCCTTCTTCTTGCGGTTCTTGCGCTGCGGCTGCACTCGCTGGCCGCTGATCTTCGGTGTCTCAGTGTCCGTCGTCGTCTCCGGGACGATGCCCTTCGCCGCGAGCTTGCGTGCCTGCCGCTCCCTGAATGCGCGCTCGGCCTCCGAACCCGGTGCCGGCATGCGCTTGATCGTGTAGAACTGCTGCCCCATCGACCACAGGTTCGTCACGGTCCAGTAGATAAGGACACCGACCGGGAAGTTCACGCCCGACACCGCGAACACCAAGGGCAGCACGTACAGCATCATCTTCTGCGTGCTCGCCATCGGGCCTTCGAGCGCGGCCTTCGGCATGTTCTTCATCGTGAGCTGGCGCTGCGTGGTGAAGGTCGTCACCGACATGGCGACGATCAGGATGATGACCACCACACGGGCCGCGGTGTTGTCCGTCTGCAGGAAGACGTCGGACAGCCGTGCCCCGAAGAGGGTCGACGACTCGATGTCGTGGGCGATCGTCTGGTTGATCGGACCGATGCCGTCGTGGGTGCCTGCGGAGATGTTCTTCAGGTTGTTGAGAACCCTGAACAGGGCGAAGAAGATCGGAGACTGGAGCAGGATCGGGAGGCAGGACGCGAACGGGTTGGTCCCGTGCTTCTTGTAGAGCTCCATCGTCTCGCGCGTCATCGCTTCACGAGACGCAGGGTCAGACTTGCCCTTGTACTTCTTCTGCACGGCCTGAAGCTCCGGCTGCATGATCTGCATGCCGCGGGAAGCCTTGATCTGCTTGACGAAGAGCGGGATCAACGCGACTCGGATCACGAGAGTCAGCGCCACGATGGCCAGGACCCACGCCGGTCCGGGCCGTGGCCGAACCCGATGTTCGCGAAGAGCCAGTGGGCTCCCGTCATGATCCAGGCGACGACCCATTCGATGGGATAGAGCAGTGCGAAAAGCCCGCTGTCCATGAGGCTCGAGTCTCCTTGTATACATCTGAGGTCTGGGGACCCGGGGCGCGGGCCGGGAAAGTTCAGTGCTGGTGCGCGTGTGTCGCTGCGTCACCGTGGGCGCCTACGGTGGCGGCGACGTCGTCTCGTTTCAGGGACGTCCGTCGCGGCCGGGCAGGCGGGACGTCGTCCACGCCGCCAAGGCTCCACGGGTTGCAGCGAAGGATGCGCCACAGCGCCAGCCCTGTGCCCCGGAGCGCGCCATGCGTGCGGATCGCCACAACGGCGTAGTGGGAACAGGACGGGTAGTACTTGCAGGTCGGCCCCGTCATTGGGGAGACCACGACTTGGTAGACGCGGATCATCCCCACCAGCACGCTCGCGGGGATGTCGCGCAGACTCTCCAGCTTCATGCGGACCTCGTCACACGCACGACCGCCTTCTCCGTGGCGGTGGTGAGGTCGCGCCTGAGTTCCGCGAACGTCGCCCTTGACGCCGCGGGCAGGGCGCGTACGACGACGCGCCCTCGTTCAGGAAAGCCATTGTTGCCTGGGTCACCCATCATCGCCCTGGCGATCTCGCGAAGTCGGCGCTTCACGAGGTTTCGCTGCACGGCGTTCCCCACGGCTTTGGAGACGACAAAACCAACCTGCGGTGCCGCATCCCCCTCGTCGTCGACGAGCAGGTGCACCACGAGAGTGTCACGTCCCGCACGCGCGCCCCCGCGCACCGTCCGCCCGAACTCGGCGGGACGACGCAGCCGGTGCGCCGAGGGCAGCACGTGATGGTCGTCAGGCCGAAAGCTCGACGCGGCCCTTGCGGCGGCGCGCCGCGAGGATGGCGCGGCCGGCACGGGTGCGCATGCGCAGCCGGAAGCCGTGGGTCTTCGCGCGGCGACGGTTGTTCGGCTGGAAGGTCCGCTTGCTCACGAGGTTGCTCCTGATTGACGTCGGGTGCGGGCACGCCGCCCGACGGGTCGACGATGCTGGTCCTGGCCGGGTGCTCGGACCTGGTGTCCGGGCGGAGGTCCGACCGCGCCGTTCCGGGAAGATCCCACGGAAAGCAGGCGCGCGAAAGCACCCGGGACGGCTGTCCAACGCTACGCGGCGCTACCCCTGATGGTCAAACTCCAGGTTCTCTCGGCCTGCCTCGTCGCACATCACACCGAACGCGTCTGGGCGCTCCAAGGTGTCGTCCACATCACTGTCCACAAGATCCACAGGGTGTGGACAACTATGTGGACAGCCGGGATGTGCCAACGGCTGCGTCGTGACACACTCCCAGTTCTCACCACCCCACGCAAGCCGAAAGTCACCCTGCGGACCGAGACCACGCCCCGCTCGCTGGGACGGCACCATCGGGACACCACATGTAGTGAAGGAGCGCCGTCTTGGCGGACGAGGACATCACCCGGGTCTGGGCACAGACCCTCGAGGTGCTTGAACAGCGACCCGACATGACGGCACGCCAGCTCGCCTTCGTACGCCTCGCCAAGCCCATGGCGGTCGTGAACGGCACCGCCTTCATCGCCGTGCCTCACGAGCAGACGCGCACCTACCTGGAGACGAGCGTGCGCGACCAGCTCATCTCGTCGATGTCGTCGGTGCTCGGCTACGACGTCAGGTTCGGGATCACCGTCGACCCCGAGCTCAGCGCGGAGAGCCTCACCGGCCCGACGCAGGACTACATCGAGCCCGAGCAGGTCGACGAGCCCGCGGCCGTCCTGCCCGTGCCTGAGCTGCCGGCCGCTCCCCGGACGTCGGCCGAGCCCACGCGCCTGAACCCGCGGTATGTCTTCGAGAGCTTCGTCATCGGAGCATCGAACCGCTTCGCGCACGCCGCCGCCGTCGCCGTCGCCGAGGCCCCGGCCAAGGCGTACAACCCTCTGTTCATCTACGGCGACTCTGGGCTCGGGAAGACGCACCTGCTGCACGCGATCGGGCACTACGCCCACAACCTCTACCCGCACGTGCGTGTGCGCTACGTGAACTCCGAGGAGTTCACCAACGACTTCATCAACAGCATCGGCGACAACAAGCAGGGCGCCTTCCAGCGCCGCTACCGCGACGTCGACGTCCTGCTCATCGACGACATCCAGTTCCTCCAGGGCAAGGAACAGACCATGGAGGAGTTCTTCCACACGTTCAACGCCCTGCACAACGCCAACAAGCAGGTCGTCATCACGTCCGACGTGCCGCCCAAGCAGCTCAACGGTTTCGAGGACCGACTGCGGTCGCGGTTCGAGTGGGGCCTCATCACCGACGTCCAGCCCCCGGACCTCGAGACGCGCATCGCGATCCTGCGCAAGAAGGCCGCCAGCGAGCGGCTCGACGCATCGCCAGAGGTCCTCAGCTACATCGGTTCGCGCATCTCGACCAACATCCGTGAGCTCGAGGGCGCACTCATCCGCGTCACGGCCTTCGCCAACCTCAACCGTCAGCAGGTGGACCTCCCGCTCGCCGAGATCGTCCTGCGGGACCTCATCATCGACGACGACCCGACCGAGGTCACGCCGGCGATGGTCATCGCGCAGACCGCCGCGTACTTCGGGCTCACCATCGAGGACCTGTGCGGCAGCTCCCGATCCCGCGTGCTGGTCACCGCGCGCCAGATCGCGATGTACCTGTGCCGCGAGCTGACCGACCTGTCGCTGCCCAAGATCGGGCAGCAGTTCGGCGGCCGCGACCACACCACGGTCATGCATGCGAACAAGAAGATCGCTGGTCAGATGGCCGAGCGTCGCTCGACCTACAACCAGGTCACCGAGCTCACGAGCCGCATCCGCCAGCAGCACCGCGGCTGATCTCAGCGGTCCGGACGCCCCACCGTCCACAGACGTGTACGCCGTCGGAGGCGCCGAATTCCGCCGCTTGTACGACTGATACCCACAGGTGTGGACAAACATGTGGACGGTCCACGCTCACATGACACCGGTCACCATGCACACCTGTGCACAATCCTGTGGACGGCTGTGGAATACCCCGCTCCGTGCTGTGGACGTCACCCCCCACTTCGGTGGACGGCTGTGGGCGACGAATCCCCCGTCCACACCACCCACCAGTCCACCCACTGCCTCACCCCCAGTCGGTCCACACCGAGAAACCGCGTCTGACCTGGGCAAACAGTCGTTGTCCCCAAGTTCCACAAGTGCTACTACGACGACGACTGCACTCCAAGAAGGAATCCACCTCGCCTTCATCGGGTCCGACCGTGCGCCCGCACCGACGCCTTCAGCCACGAACGCCATCGCCGTCGTACACACACGACCTTCCCGCGTGCCGTGCGTCCCACGACTCGCGTAGGGTGCGACTACACAAGAGCCTCGAGCGAGGGAGTGGAATGAAGTTCCGGGTCGACCGTGACGTACTGGCTGATGCCGTGACCTGGACCGCGCGCACCCTCCCCACACGCCCGCCCGCGCCTGTGCTCGCCGGTGTCCGCATCGAAGCCGATCCCACCGGCGTGATCAGCCTCTCGAGCTTCGACTACGAGGTCTCCGCCCGGTCGGAGATCCCAGCCGAGGTCGCGGAACCGGGTGTGGTCCTGGTCTCGGGTCGTCTCCTGGCGGACATCGCGCGCGCTCTTCCCCACAAGCCGGTCGAGGTCGCACTCGACGGCACCAAGGTCGTCGTGACCTGCGGAGCCTCACGGTTCACGCTGCTGACGATGCCCGTGGAGGACTACCCCACGCTGCCGCAGATGCCCGAGCTGAGCGGCACCGTCTCGGGCGACGCACTGACCCACGCCGTCGCACAGGTCTCGGTTGCCGCCAGCCGCGACGAGACGCTGCCGCTCCTGACCGGTGTGCGCATGGAGATCGAGGGCGAGCGGATCACGCTGCTCTCGACCGACCGCTACCGGCTCGCGCTGCGCGAGCTCACCTGGACCCCCGCGACGCCAGGGTTCTCTGCCGTCGCGCTCGTCAAGGCGAAGACGCTGACCGACGTCGCAAAGTCCCTCGGTGCAGGCGGCGGGCTCGTCAACATCGGCCTGTCCACGGGCGCGGGGCTCGACCTCATCGGCTTCGAGGCCGGCGGCCGCCACACGACGTCGCAGCTCGTCGACGGCGACTACCCGGCCGTGCGCCGCCTGTTCCCGGACGCGACGCCCATCCACGCCGTCGTCCCCACGCAGGCGCTCATCGACGCTGCCCGCCGTGTGTCGCTCGTCGCCGAGCGCAACACGCCCATCCGCCTCGCGTTCGCCGAGGGTCAGGTCGTCCTCGACGCGGGCCAGGGCGACGACGCCCAGGCCTCCGAGGCGCTCGAGGCCGTCCTGGTCGGCGAGGACATCACGGTCGCGTTCAACCCGCAGTTCCTGCTGGACGGGCTGTCGGCGCTCGGAACGGACTTCGTGCGCCTGTCCTTCACGCATCCGAACAAGCCGGTCGAGTTCACGGGCCAGGAGTCCCTGGACGGCGAGGACTCCTCCGCGTACCGCTACCTGCTGGTCCCCATCCGCTTCGCCGGCTGACCGACCAGCCAGACAGCGCCGGCGAGCGCCTGAGAGGGGCGCGGCCGGATCGTCTCACATCGAAGGAGCGAGCATGGTCAGCCACATCGGTCTTGTCGGTCTCGGCAAGATGGGTCACAACATGCGTGCCCGACTGCGCGCGGGCGGCATCGACGTCACGGGCTACGACCCGCGGCCCGAGGTGACCGACGTACCGACTCTCGCGGCGCTGGTGGACGCGCTGCCGGCGGGGCAGCGCGTGGTCTGGGTCATGGTTCCCGCCGGCGAGCCGACCCGCGCGGTTCTCGCGGAGCTGCGCACGATCCTGACCAGCGGTGACATCGTCATCGAAGGCGGCAACTCGCACTACGCGGAAGACCAGGAGCGCGCTGCCGAGCTTGCCGGGAATGGCATCGGCTACGTCGACGTCGGCGTCTCGGGAGGCGTCTGGGGCCTGGAGAACGGCTACGGCCTCATGGCGGGCGGCTCGGCCGACGACGTCGCGGCGCTCATGCCCGTGTTCGACGCGCTGCGCCCTGAAGGCCCGCGCGAGGAGGGCTTCGTCCATGCCGGCCCGGTCGGTGCCGGGCACTTCGCCAAGATGGTCCACAACGGCATCGAGTACGGGCTCATGCAGTCGTACGCCGAAGGCTACGAGCTGCTCGCGGCCAAGGATCTGATCACGGACGTCCACGGAACGTTCAAGGCCTGGCAGCGTGGCACCGTGGTCCGCTCGTGGCTGCTGGACCTCATGGTGCGCGCGCTCGAGGACGACCCTGAGCTTGCCAGGCTCGATGACTGGGTCGAGGACTCGGGTGAAGGGCGCTGGACGGTCGACGAGGCGATTGCCGCCGCTGTTCCGCTGCCGGTCATCTCCGCAGCGCTGTTCGCGCGCTTCGCATCGCGTCAGGAGGCATCGCCGGCCATGAAGGCGGTCGCGGCGCTGCGCCAGCAGTTCGGCGGGCACGCGGTCAAGCCCGCGTAGTGACCCCGGCCACCCGCTGCCGGGGTGTGCGAGGGCGAGCTTAGGGCTGATCGACGACGGGGAGGGTGGATGTACGTCTCGCACCTGTCGCTGCTGGACTTCCGGTCCTACGCCTCTGTCGACGTCGAGCTCGAACCCGGGCCGAACGCGTTCGTGGGCCGCAACGGTCAGGGCAAGACCAACCTCGTCGAGGCGATCGGCTACATCGCCACGCTCGGCTCGCATCGTGTCGCGAACGACACCCCGCTCGTGCGCGCGGGTGCGGAACGAGCGATCGTGCGCACGCGCGTCGTACGGGGTGATCGGGCGTCGACGATCGAGCTCGAGATCGCGCCGGGTCGGGCGAACCGGGCCCGCATCAACCGCGGGCAGCCTGGGCGGGCTCGGGACGTGCTCGGCATCCTGCGTACCGTGCTGTTCGCGCCCGAGGACCTGGCGCTGGTCAAGGGCGACCCGGACGGCCGCCGTCGGCTGCTCGACCAACTGGTGGTGCAGCTGCTGCCGCGCGCAGCGGGCCTGCTGGGCGACTACGAGCGGGTCCTGCGCCAACGGTCGGCCCTCCTGAAGTCCCTGCGCGGGGTGCGTGCAGCGGGGCGCGGCGTCGATCTGTCGACGCTTGACGTCTGGGACGCCAAGGCTGCGCAGCTCGGGGCCAGATCCTCGCAATGCGACTCCAGCTGGTGCAGGCGCTACGCCCTCAGGTCCACACCGCGTACGCGCAGGTCAGCGACTCGGACGGCGACGCCGAGCTGGGCTATCGCGCGAGCCTCGACGCGTTCGCTCCCGGAGACACGGCGGGGCCGGGCACCGAGGGGCGAAAGACGACGGCGCTGCGGGCGAAGGCATCCTCCCGGCCCGCGCGGACGCCCCCGTGCCGTCGGCCGCGGAGCTCGAGAAGGCGCTCCTGGACGGCATGGCGGCCGCGCGCGGGCGAGAGATCGAGCGGGGCGTGAGCCTGGTCGGCCCGCACCGCGACGATCTCGTGCTGACGCTCGGTGGGCTCCCGGCGAAGGGTTATGCGAGCCATGGCGAGTCGTGGTCGTTCGCGCTCGCGCTGCGGCTAGCCTCGTTCCACCTGCTCGGGGGCTCGGGCTCGGCATCCAGCGGCGTCGACGTACCGACGACCGCCACACCCGTGAGCGCGAGCGGCCCGATGTTCTGGGACCCCGACCAGGGCACCGACGCGGACCCCGTGCTCGTGCTCGACGACGTCTTCGCCGAGCTCGACGTCCGCCGTCGCGAGCGGCTCGCAGAGCTGGTAGCCCCGGCGCGTCAGGTTCTGGTGACCGCGGCCGTCCCGGACGACGTGCCGCCGGGCCTTCTGGCGGCGCGGTTCGAGGTGACCACCGGCCGGGTATCCCGTGCTGCCTGATCCTGGCCCCGACGTGGCCCCCGCCGTCGGCGTCGGTGCCGACGACGCCCCCGGCGAGGCAGCGCCCGACGTGTCCGCCGCGCAGGTTCCTCCGAC from Xylanimonas allomyrinae carries:
- the rsmG gene encoding 16S rRNA (guanine(527)-N(7))-methyltransferase RsmG — protein: MNSTGADASGVQGDDHADRVLGESQPVRDYFGPAYGSIAGFGGLLREQGELRGLIGPREVSRLWERHLLNSGAVVPYLPQSGLVVDVGSGAGLPGIIIGMMRPDLRVVLIEPMERRTAWLEEVVAQWNLTNVDVRRGRAEEYHGAFEADAVTSRAVASLAKLARMSLPLLRHRGEMVVLKGRNVAQEIEPARKVLRSFKTSEPEILAGETVAGVEPTTILRLRRG
- a CDS encoding protein jag, which codes for MTNSTQDSAVDRTSQLEEEGEVAADYLEELLDIADLDGDIDIDVRHGRAAVEILAEDEGSLKHLVGAGGEVLEALQDLTRLAVQVKTGERSRLMLDVAGFRAQRRTELAEVAERAVARVKESGTEVALEPLNAFERKVVHDVVAAAGLASDSRGVEPHRYVVVQPAAE
- the yidC gene encoding membrane protein insertase YidC codes for the protein MALTLVIRVALIPLFVKQIKASRGMQIMQPELQAVQKKYKGKSDPASREAMTRETMELYKKHGTNPFASCLPILLQSPIFFALFRVLNNLKNISAGTHDGIGPINQTIAHDIESSTLFGARLSDVFLQTDNTAARVVVIILIVAMSVTTFTTQRQLTMKNMPKAALEGPMASTQKMMLYVLPLVFAVSGVNFPVGVLIYWTVTNLWSMGQQFYTIKRMPAPGSEAERAFRERQARKLAAKGIVPETTTDTETPKISGQRVQPQRKNRKKKG
- the yidD gene encoding membrane protein insertion efficiency factor YidD → MKLESLRDIPASVLVGMIRVYQVVVSPMTGPTCKYYPSCSHYAVVAIRTHGALRGTGLALWRILRCNPWSLGGVDDVPPARPRRTSLKRDDVAATVGAHGDAATHAHQH
- the rnpA gene encoding ribonuclease P protein component — encoded protein: MPAAPSSRRAAARAASSFRPDDHHVLPSAHRLRRPAEFGRTVRGGARAGRDTLVVHLLVDDEGDAAPQVGFVVSKAVGNAVQRNLVKRRLREIARAMMGDPGNNGFPERGRVVVRALPAASRATFAELRRDLTTATEKAVVRVTRSA
- the rpmH gene encoding 50S ribosomal protein L34, which produces MSKRTFQPNNRRRAKTHGFRLRMRTRAGRAILAARRRKGRVELSA
- the dnaA gene encoding chromosomal replication initiator protein DnaA, whose translation is MADEDITRVWAQTLEVLEQRPDMTARQLAFVRLAKPMAVVNGTAFIAVPHEQTRTYLETSVRDQLISSMSSVLGYDVRFGITVDPELSAESLTGPTQDYIEPEQVDEPAAVLPVPELPAAPRTSAEPTRLNPRYVFESFVIGASNRFAHAAAVAVAEAPAKAYNPLFIYGDSGLGKTHLLHAIGHYAHNLYPHVRVRYVNSEEFTNDFINSIGDNKQGAFQRRYRDVDVLLIDDIQFLQGKEQTMEEFFHTFNALHNANKQVVITSDVPPKQLNGFEDRLRSRFEWGLITDVQPPDLETRIAILRKKAASERLDASPEVLSYIGSRISTNIRELEGALIRVTAFANLNRQQVDLPLAEIVLRDLIIDDDPTEVTPAMVIAQTAAYFGLTIEDLCGSSRSRVLVTARQIAMYLCRELTDLSLPKIGQQFGGRDHTTVMHANKKIAGQMAERRSTYNQVTELTSRIRQQHRG
- the dnaN gene encoding DNA polymerase III subunit beta is translated as MKFRVDRDVLADAVTWTARTLPTRPPAPVLAGVRIEADPTGVISLSSFDYEVSARSEIPAEVAEPGVVLVSGRLLADIARALPHKPVEVALDGTKVVVTCGASRFTLLTMPVEDYPTLPQMPELSGTVSGDALTHAVAQVSVAASRDETLPLLTGVRMEIEGERITLLSTDRYRLALRELTWTPATPGFSAVALVKAKTLTDVAKSLGAGGGLVNIGLSTGAGLDLIGFEAGGRHTTSQLVDGDYPAVRRLFPDATPIHAVVPTQALIDAARRVSLVAERNTPIRLAFAEGQVVLDAGQGDDAQASEALEAVLVGEDITVAFNPQFLLDGLSALGTDFVRLSFTHPNKPVEFTGQESLDGEDSSAYRYLLVPIRFAG
- the gnd gene encoding phosphogluconate dehydrogenase (NAD(+)-dependent, decarboxylating); amino-acid sequence: MVSHIGLVGLGKMGHNMRARLRAGGIDVTGYDPRPEVTDVPTLAALVDALPAGQRVVWVMVPAGEPTRAVLAELRTILTSGDIVIEGGNSHYAEDQERAAELAGNGIGYVDVGVSGGVWGLENGYGLMAGGSADDVAALMPVFDALRPEGPREEGFVHAGPVGAGHFAKMVHNGIEYGLMQSYAEGYELLAAKDLITDVHGTFKAWQRGTVVRSWLLDLMVRALEDDPELARLDDWVEDSGEGRWTVDEAIAAAVPLPVISAALFARFASRQEASPAMKAVAALRQQFGGHAVKPA